A genome region from Glycine max cultivar Williams 82 chromosome 5, Glycine_max_v4.0, whole genome shotgun sequence includes the following:
- the LOC106798728 gene encoding probable sugar phosphate/phosphate translocator At3g11320: MKGLNNRFFTVGLWRRGTLPTLACFKYPIFLTMCHMSYVAIAWMKVVPLQTLRSRVQFFKISALSLVFCVSVVFGNISLCYLPMSFNQAIGATMPFFIAVFAYLMTLKREAGLTYLTLVPVVTGVIIASGEQMARVAKEEERGSPSWGASFFTQTTQDVARAVAAAVNSQRPCVVYAFKNDHGGSQLQRLQYQVKYTNLSWLILLDFWSLFLNAFFALFFL, from the exons atgaagggttTGAACAACCGGTTCTTCACGGTGGGGTTGTGGCGACGTGGTACTCTTCCAACATTGGCGTGCTTCAAGTACCCAATCTTCCTGACCATGTGCCACATGAGTTACGTCGCCATAGCATGGATGAAGGTCGTGCCTTTGCAGACCCTTCGATCCAGGGTGCAGTTCTTCAAGATCTCTGCCCTCAGCCTCGTTTTCTGCGTCTCCGTTGTCTTCGGGAATATCTCTCTCTGCTACCTCCCCATGTCGTTTAACCAAGCCATTGGCGCCACCATGCCCTTCTTCATTGCTGTTTTTGCCTACCTTATGACGCTCAAGAGGGAGGCTGGGCTCACTTACCTCACGCTTGTTCCTGTTGTTACTGGAGTCATCATTGCAAGTGGG GAACAAATGGCTAGAGTGGCAAAGGAGGAAGAGAGGGGTAGTCCTAGTTGGGGTGCTTCATTTTTTACGCAGACAACACAGGATGTGGCTAGAGCTGTTGCCGCTGCTGTGAATTCTCAAAGGCCATGTGTGGTATATGCATTCAAAAATGATCATGGTGGCAGCCAACTTCAAAGGCTGCAGTATCAagttaaatatacaaatttaagtTGGTTGATACTGTTGGATTTTTGGTCCTTGTTTTTGAATGCTTTTTTTGCTTTGTTCTTCCTTTAG